Proteins co-encoded in one Papaver somniferum cultivar HN1 chromosome 5, ASM357369v1, whole genome shotgun sequence genomic window:
- the LOC113283299 gene encoding 5' exonuclease Apollo-like isoform X2: protein MLTKIIPPEFLTISHTLFILPISPKTCFSNKFHRIEIGEQLVLDDPDGSFSVTAFDANHCPGAVMFLFEGNFGNILHTGDCRLTPDCLQNLPEKYLSKKGREPKCHLDYIFLDCTFGKSFLKIPSKYSAIQQVINCIWKHPNAPVVYLSCDLLGQEEILVEVSRTFGCKIYVDKTSNAEFYQALTLLAPEILSEDSSPRFHVFVGFPRLYERAKAKIIEARANSQPDPLFIRPSTQWYACEEESMEIIDWQKKQRYNEAHKDAFGVWHVCYSMHSSREELEWALQLLQPKRVVSTTPDCRAMELNYVRKQPSYGSKVASDDPLWKLLNIGSEVAPTPSSQVASCAASSSHQEENPKPISAEEYKPQPNNIGLSSSSTEMRLKLSPPSTRPPVTLFGRARQGLQNSGLLVKETKNVSMKIDPPNIISSFESEEKEIILLEDDSAEVQFKGSEEEKNEVVVIKSAVSPRHSFVGQTLSNGSFGENMRKLYRSMNVPVPRPLPSLVDLMNATKTKRARRLDL, encoded by the exons ATGCTCACAAAGATCATTCCGCCGGAATTTCTAACAATTTCTCATACCCTATTTATTCTACCAATATCACCAAAAACTTGCTTCTCCAACAAATTCCACAG AATAGAGATTGGGGAACAGCTGGTTTTGGATGACCCGGATGGATCTTTCTCCGTTACTGCTTTTGATGCCAATCACTGCCCAG GAGCGGTAATGTTTTTATTCGAAGGAAATTTTGGTAATATTTTGCACACAGGAGACTGCAGGCTGACCCCTGACTGTCTCCAAAACCTACCAGAGAAATATTTAAGCAAGAAAGGAAGAGAACCGAAGTGCCATCTTGATTACATATTTCTGGACTGCACATTTGGGAAATCTTTTCTAAAGATTCCAAGCAAGTACTCTGCAATTCAACAG GTGATCAATTGCATATGGAAGCACCCAAATGCTCCTGTTGTATATCTATCTTGTGATCTTCTAGGCCAAGAAGAAATACTTGTTGAAGTATCTCGAACATTCGGGTGTAAGATATATGTTGATAAAACCAGCAATGCAGAATTCTACCAAGCGCTGACACTCTTAGCTCCAGAGATCTTGTCCGAAGATTCATCTCCACGTTTCCATGTGTTTGTAGGGTTCCCAAGACTATATGAAAGAGCAAAAGCTAAGATAATAGAAGCAAGGGCTAATTCTCAACCCGACCCTCTCTTTATCCGGCCCTCCACACAGTGGTATGCATGTGAAGAGGAGAGTATGGAGATCATTGATTGGCAAAAGAAACAGAGATACAATGAGGCACATAAAGATGCATTTGGTGTTTGGCATGTTTGTTATTCAATGCACTCATCCCGTGAAGAACTGGAATGGGCATTGCAACTTCTGCAACCCAAGAGAGTTGTTTCAACAACGCCTGATTGTCGAGCAATGGAGTTGAATTATGTTAGAAAACAACCTTCTTATGGCTCAAAGGTAGCTTCTGATGATCCTCTTTGGAAGCTTCTAAATATTGGTTCAGAGGTAGCTCCTACTCCGTCATCACAGGTAGCTAGCTGTGCAGCATCTTCTTCTCATCAAGAGGAGAATCCTAAACCGATTTCTGCAGAAGAATATAAACCACAGCCGAACAACATAGGATTGTCTAGTAGCAGCACAGAAATGCGATTGAAATTATCTCCTCCAAGCACAAGACCCCCTGTCACGTTATTTGGAAGAGCAAGACAAGGCCTCCAAAATTCTGGATTATTGGTCAAAGAAACGAAAAATGTAAGCATGAAAATTGACCCTCCGAATATTATCTCTTCTTTTGAAAGTGAAGAAAAAGAAATTATTCTGTTAGAGGATGACTCTGCTGAAGTACAATTTAAAGGTTCAGAAGAGGAAAAGAATGAGGTGGTAGTAATAAAGAGTGCTGTATCACCCAGACATTCTTTTGTTGGGCAAACGTTGTCCAATGGTAGCTTTGGTGAAAATATGCGGAAGCTGTACAGGTCGATGAATGTTCCAGTACCTCGTCCTCTTCCCTCATTGGTGGATCTTATGAACGCTACTAAAACTAAAAGAGCAAGGAGGTTGGACTTGTAA
- the LOC113283299 gene encoding uncharacterized protein LOC113283299 isoform X3: MFLFEGNFGNILHTGDCRLTPDCLQNLPEKYLSKKGREPKCHLDYIFLDCTFGKSFLKIPSKYSAIQQVINCIWKHPNAPVVYLSCDLLGQEEILVEVSRTFGCKIYVDKTSNAEFYQALTLLAPEILSEDSSPRFHVFVGFPRLYERAKAKIIEARANSQPDPLFIRPSTQWYACEEESMEIIDWQKKQRYNEAHKDAFGVWHVCYSMHSSREELEWALQLLQPKRVVSTTPDCRAMELNYVRKQPSYGSKVASDDPLWKLLNIGSEVAPTPSSQVASCAASSSHQEENPKPISAEEYKPQPNNIGLSSSSTEMRLKLSPPSTRPPVTLFGRARQGLQNSGLLVKETKNVSMKIDPPNIISSFESEEKEIILLEDDSAEVQFKGSEEEKNEVVVIKSAVSPRHSFVGQTLSNGSFGENMRKLYRSMNVPVPRPLPSLVDLMNATKTKRARRLDL, translated from the exons ATGTTTTTATTCGAAGGAAATTTTGGTAATATTTTGCACACAGGAGACTGCAGGCTGACCCCTGACTGTCTCCAAAACCTACCAGAGAAATATTTAAGCAAGAAAGGAAGAGAACCGAAGTGCCATCTTGATTACATATTTCTGGACTGCACATTTGGGAAATCTTTTCTAAAGATTCCAAGCAAGTACTCTGCAATTCAACAG GTGATCAATTGCATATGGAAGCACCCAAATGCTCCTGTTGTATATCTATCTTGTGATCTTCTAGGCCAAGAAGAAATACTTGTTGAAGTATCTCGAACATTCGGGTGTAAGATATATGTTGATAAAACCAGCAATGCAGAATTCTACCAAGCGCTGACACTCTTAGCTCCAGAGATCTTGTCCGAAGATTCATCTCCACGTTTCCATGTGTTTGTAGGGTTCCCAAGACTATATGAAAGAGCAAAAGCTAAGATAATAGAAGCAAGGGCTAATTCTCAACCCGACCCTCTCTTTATCCGGCCCTCCACACAGTGGTATGCATGTGAAGAGGAGAGTATGGAGATCATTGATTGGCAAAAGAAACAGAGATACAATGAGGCACATAAAGATGCATTTGGTGTTTGGCATGTTTGTTATTCAATGCACTCATCCCGTGAAGAACTGGAATGGGCATTGCAACTTCTGCAACCCAAGAGAGTTGTTTCAACAACGCCTGATTGTCGAGCAATGGAGTTGAATTATGTTAGAAAACAACCTTCTTATGGCTCAAAGGTAGCTTCTGATGATCCTCTTTGGAAGCTTCTAAATATTGGTTCAGAGGTAGCTCCTACTCCGTCATCACAGGTAGCTAGCTGTGCAGCATCTTCTTCTCATCAAGAGGAGAATCCTAAACCGATTTCTGCAGAAGAATATAAACCACAGCCGAACAACATAGGATTGTCTAGTAGCAGCACAGAAATGCGATTGAAATTATCTCCTCCAAGCACAAGACCCCCTGTCACGTTATTTGGAAGAGCAAGACAAGGCCTCCAAAATTCTGGATTATTGGTCAAAGAAACGAAAAATGTAAGCATGAAAATTGACCCTCCGAATATTATCTCTTCTTTTGAAAGTGAAGAAAAAGAAATTATTCTGTTAGAGGATGACTCTGCTGAAGTACAATTTAAAGGTTCAGAAGAGGAAAAGAATGAGGTGGTAGTAATAAAGAGTGCTGTATCACCCAGACATTCTTTTGTTGGGCAAACGTTGTCCAATGGTAGCTTTGGTGAAAATATGCGGAAGCTGTACAGGTCGATGAATGTTCCAGTACCTCGTCCTCTTCCCTCATTGGTGGATCTTATGAACGCTACTAAAACTAAAAGAGCAAGGAGGTTGGACTTGTAA
- the LOC113283299 gene encoding 5' exonuclease Apollo-like isoform X1, with protein sequence MPIEMPKGLPFSVDTWSLSSRRKRHHFLTHAHKDHSAGISNNFSYPIYSTNITKNLLLQQIPQLNSSLFVRIEIGEQLVLDDPDGSFSVTAFDANHCPGAVMFLFEGNFGNILHTGDCRLTPDCLQNLPEKYLSKKGREPKCHLDYIFLDCTFGKSFLKIPSKYSAIQQVINCIWKHPNAPVVYLSCDLLGQEEILVEVSRTFGCKIYVDKTSNAEFYQALTLLAPEILSEDSSPRFHVFVGFPRLYERAKAKIIEARANSQPDPLFIRPSTQWYACEEESMEIIDWQKKQRYNEAHKDAFGVWHVCYSMHSSREELEWALQLLQPKRVVSTTPDCRAMELNYVRKQPSYGSKVASDDPLWKLLNIGSEVAPTPSSQVASCAASSSHQEENPKPISAEEYKPQPNNIGLSSSSTEMRLKLSPPSTRPPVTLFGRARQGLQNSGLLVKETKNVSMKIDPPNIISSFESEEKEIILLEDDSAEVQFKGSEEEKNEVVVIKSAVSPRHSFVGQTLSNGSFGENMRKLYRSMNVPVPRPLPSLVDLMNATKTKRARRLDL encoded by the exons atgccGATAGAGATGCCAAAAGGATTACCATTCTCAGTGGATACATGGAGCCTTTCTTCAAGAAGGAAAAGACATCATTTTCTAACTCATGCTCACAAAGATCATTCCGCCGGAATTTCTAACAATTTCTCATACCCTATTTATTCTACCAATATCACCAAAAACTTGCTTCTCCAACAAATTCCACAG CTTAATTCTTCATTGTTTGTCAGAATAGAGATTGGGGAACAGCTGGTTTTGGATGACCCGGATGGATCTTTCTCCGTTACTGCTTTTGATGCCAATCACTGCCCAG GAGCGGTAATGTTTTTATTCGAAGGAAATTTTGGTAATATTTTGCACACAGGAGACTGCAGGCTGACCCCTGACTGTCTCCAAAACCTACCAGAGAAATATTTAAGCAAGAAAGGAAGAGAACCGAAGTGCCATCTTGATTACATATTTCTGGACTGCACATTTGGGAAATCTTTTCTAAAGATTCCAAGCAAGTACTCTGCAATTCAACAG GTGATCAATTGCATATGGAAGCACCCAAATGCTCCTGTTGTATATCTATCTTGTGATCTTCTAGGCCAAGAAGAAATACTTGTTGAAGTATCTCGAACATTCGGGTGTAAGATATATGTTGATAAAACCAGCAATGCAGAATTCTACCAAGCGCTGACACTCTTAGCTCCAGAGATCTTGTCCGAAGATTCATCTCCACGTTTCCATGTGTTTGTAGGGTTCCCAAGACTATATGAAAGAGCAAAAGCTAAGATAATAGAAGCAAGGGCTAATTCTCAACCCGACCCTCTCTTTATCCGGCCCTCCACACAGTGGTATGCATGTGAAGAGGAGAGTATGGAGATCATTGATTGGCAAAAGAAACAGAGATACAATGAGGCACATAAAGATGCATTTGGTGTTTGGCATGTTTGTTATTCAATGCACTCATCCCGTGAAGAACTGGAATGGGCATTGCAACTTCTGCAACCCAAGAGAGTTGTTTCAACAACGCCTGATTGTCGAGCAATGGAGTTGAATTATGTTAGAAAACAACCTTCTTATGGCTCAAAGGTAGCTTCTGATGATCCTCTTTGGAAGCTTCTAAATATTGGTTCAGAGGTAGCTCCTACTCCGTCATCACAGGTAGCTAGCTGTGCAGCATCTTCTTCTCATCAAGAGGAGAATCCTAAACCGATTTCTGCAGAAGAATATAAACCACAGCCGAACAACATAGGATTGTCTAGTAGCAGCACAGAAATGCGATTGAAATTATCTCCTCCAAGCACAAGACCCCCTGTCACGTTATTTGGAAGAGCAAGACAAGGCCTCCAAAATTCTGGATTATTGGTCAAAGAAACGAAAAATGTAAGCATGAAAATTGACCCTCCGAATATTATCTCTTCTTTTGAAAGTGAAGAAAAAGAAATTATTCTGTTAGAGGATGACTCTGCTGAAGTACAATTTAAAGGTTCAGAAGAGGAAAAGAATGAGGTGGTAGTAATAAAGAGTGCTGTATCACCCAGACATTCTTTTGTTGGGCAAACGTTGTCCAATGGTAGCTTTGGTGAAAATATGCGGAAGCTGTACAGGTCGATGAATGTTCCAGTACCTCGTCCTCTTCCCTCATTGGTGGATCTTATGAACGCTACTAAAACTAAAAGAGCAAGGAGGTTGGACTTGTAA